One stretch of Nocardia mangyaensis DNA includes these proteins:
- a CDS encoding class I SAM-dependent methyltransferase: MTVHPDDPAPNPHATEAEVEAALKDTKLAQVLYHDWEAETYDDKWSISYDERCIAYARGRFDLAVGPAPLPYERALELGCGTGFFLLNLMQGGIAKTGSVTDLSPGMVKVALRNAEHLGLDVDGRVADAETIPYDDDTFDLVCGHAVLHHIPDVELALKECLRVLKPGGRFVFAGEPTTVGNLYARKLGQATWKVTTEITKLPFLSGWRRPQTELDESSRAAALEAVVDLHTFDPSDLEKMASSAGAVDVKATTEEFAAALWGWPVRTFEAAVPDEKLTMGYRMAQYRAWLGLSWLDENVLRKVVPREFFYNAMITGVKPGAAQK, translated from the coding sequence ATGACGGTTCACCCCGATGACCCGGCGCCGAACCCGCACGCCACCGAGGCCGAGGTCGAAGCAGCGCTGAAAGACACCAAGCTCGCCCAGGTCCTCTATCACGACTGGGAAGCGGAGACCTACGACGACAAGTGGTCGATCTCCTATGACGAACGCTGTATCGCGTATGCCCGCGGCCGATTCGATCTCGCCGTCGGCCCCGCCCCGCTGCCCTACGAGCGGGCGCTCGAGCTCGGCTGTGGCACGGGGTTCTTCCTGCTCAACCTGATGCAGGGCGGCATCGCGAAGACCGGTTCGGTCACCGACCTCTCGCCCGGCATGGTCAAGGTCGCGTTGCGCAACGCCGAGCACCTCGGCCTGGATGTCGACGGTCGCGTCGCCGACGCCGAGACCATCCCGTACGACGACGACACCTTCGACCTGGTCTGTGGCCACGCCGTGCTGCACCACATCCCCGACGTGGAACTGGCGCTGAAGGAGTGCCTGCGCGTCCTCAAGCCCGGCGGACGGTTCGTCTTCGCCGGTGAACCGACCACGGTCGGCAACCTCTACGCCCGCAAGCTCGGCCAGGCCACCTGGAAGGTGACCACCGAGATCACCAAGCTGCCGTTCCTGTCCGGCTGGCGTCGTCCGCAGACCGAACTGGACGAGTCCTCTCGCGCCGCCGCGCTCGAGGCCGTCGTCGACCTGCACACCTTCGACCCGAGCGACCTCGAGAAGATGGCGTCCTCGGCCGGTGCCGTCGATGTGAAGGCCACCACCGAAGAATTCGCCGCCGCCCTCTGGGGCTGGCCGGTGCGTACCTTCGAAGCGGCCGTGCCGGACGAGAAGCTGACCATGGGCTACCGGATGGCGCAGTACCGCGCCTGGCTCGGCCTGAGCTGGCTCGACGAGAACGTGCTGCGCAAGGTCGTCCCGCGTGAGTTCTTCTACAACGCGATGATCACCGGCGTGAAGCCGGGCGCCGCGCAGAAGTAG
- a CDS encoding enoyl-CoA hydratase-related protein: protein MAEFVTIELPAEPTTRGVALLRIDRPPMNLVDTQLAREVAAAAATVAEHPGVAALIVYGDERVFSAGDEMRELAELDAGQAAAMAADLQAALGCLTRVPQPTVAAITGYCLGAGLELALGADHRIVGDNVKLGLPQIKAGLIPLSGIRRLSLLIGASRAKDLVYTGRLVDAEEAAALGLVDEVVPPDDVLTAARTWAAQFVTAAPRALAAAKAVFEAGPHGHSAAVTEWSALFETDDTRVGTRTYAAEGPNSAVFTGR from the coding sequence ATGGCCGAATTCGTCACCATCGAGCTGCCCGCCGAGCCGACAACGCGGGGCGTCGCGCTGCTGCGCATCGACCGCCCGCCGATGAACCTCGTCGACACCCAGCTGGCCCGCGAGGTGGCGGCCGCGGCCGCCACGGTGGCCGAGCATCCCGGGGTGGCCGCGCTGATCGTCTACGGCGACGAGCGGGTGTTCAGCGCGGGCGACGAGATGCGCGAGCTGGCCGAGCTCGACGCCGGGCAGGCCGCGGCCATGGCGGCCGATCTGCAGGCCGCGCTGGGCTGCCTGACCCGGGTCCCGCAGCCGACCGTCGCCGCGATCACCGGCTACTGCCTCGGCGCGGGCCTCGAGCTGGCGCTCGGTGCCGACCACCGCATCGTCGGTGACAACGTCAAGCTCGGCCTGCCGCAGATCAAAGCGGGCCTGATCCCGCTGTCGGGCATCCGCAGGCTCTCGCTGTTGATCGGTGCCAGCCGGGCCAAAGACCTCGTCTACACCGGGCGGCTGGTCGACGCCGAGGAGGCCGCCGCCCTCGGCCTGGTCGACGAAGTCGTCCCGCCCGACGACGTCCTCACCGCCGCCCGCACCTGGGCGGCCCAGTTCGTCACCGCGGCCCCCCGCGCCCTCGCCGCGGCCAAAGCGGTCTTCGAAGCGGGCCCCCACGGTCACTCCGCCGCCGTCACCGAATGGTCGGCCCTGTTCGAGACCGACGACACCCGAGTCGGCACCCGCACCTATGCCGCCGAGGGCCCGAACAGCGCGGTCTTCACCGGACGGTAG
- a CDS encoding NUDIX hydrolase, with the protein MSESGVQARDASTVMLVRDAAEGIEVFLQRRVTGMAFAGGVTVFPGGGVDATDATADIAWAGPEPAWWAERFATDEPTAQALVAAAVRETFEECGVLLAGPTPDSVVEDSARYRAARGKLECRELSLAEFLAAENLVLRADLLRPWSNWITPEAEPRRYDTRFFVAVLPHGQDADGATSEAAHVAWRTPEQALASWRAGEHVLMPPTWSQLDALRGFADTTAVLAGERVIEPIMPKYSPGAAGHPLSDFPDNERYFAELPELGALRGR; encoded by the coding sequence ATGAGTGAGTCCGGAGTGCAGGCGCGCGACGCGTCGACGGTGATGCTGGTGCGCGACGCCGCCGAGGGCATCGAGGTGTTCCTGCAGCGGCGGGTCACGGGGATGGCGTTCGCGGGCGGGGTCACCGTATTCCCCGGCGGTGGCGTCGACGCCACCGACGCGACCGCCGACATCGCGTGGGCCGGACCGGAACCCGCCTGGTGGGCCGAGCGTTTCGCCACCGACGAGCCGACCGCGCAGGCCCTGGTCGCTGCGGCGGTGCGCGAGACCTTCGAGGAATGCGGTGTCCTGCTGGCCGGGCCGACCCCGGATTCGGTCGTCGAGGATTCGGCGCGCTACCGCGCGGCGAGGGGCAAGCTCGAGTGCCGCGAACTCTCGCTGGCCGAATTCCTCGCCGCCGAGAACCTGGTGCTGCGCGCCGATCTGCTGCGGCCGTGGTCGAACTGGATCACTCCCGAGGCCGAGCCCCGCCGCTACGACACCCGCTTCTTCGTCGCCGTGCTCCCGCACGGCCAGGACGCCGACGGTGCCACCTCCGAGGCCGCCCACGTGGCCTGGCGGACACCGGAGCAGGCGTTGGCGAGCTGGCGGGCGGGCGAGCACGTGCTGATGCCGCCGACCTGGTCGCAGCTCGACGCGCTGCGCGGTTTCGCCGACACCACCGCCGTGCTGGCGGGCGAACGGGTGATCGAGCCGATCATGCCGAAGTACTCCCCGGGCGCCGCGGGCCATCCGCTCTCGGACTTCCCCGACAACGAACGGTATTTCGCGGAGCTGCCCGAATTGGGCGCACTGCGCGGCCGGTAG
- a CDS encoding ABC transporter ATP-binding protein, giving the protein MERVSQPDPDLLIDFSDVTIRRSGRTLVGPVTWQVELDERWVVLGPNGAGKTSLLRMAAAEVHPTSGAANLLGETLGRVDVTELRPRIGLSSAAVASRIPVDEKVNDLVVSAGYAVLGRWRERYDDIDTERAVDMLETLGAEHLADRTYGTLSEGERKRVLIARALMTDPELLLLDEPAAGLDLGGREELVERLGDLAADPDAPAMVLVTHHVEEIPPGFTHALLLKEGEVVGQGLLEDVLTAENLSAAFSQSIALDRVDGRWFARRARRSGQHRRA; this is encoded by the coding sequence ATGGAGCGCGTGTCGCAACCCGATCCCGATCTGCTCATCGACTTCTCCGACGTCACCATCCGCCGCTCGGGCCGAACGCTCGTCGGCCCGGTCACCTGGCAGGTCGAGCTCGACGAACGCTGGGTGGTGCTCGGCCCCAACGGGGCCGGTAAGACCTCGCTGCTGAGAATGGCCGCCGCCGAGGTGCATCCGACCTCCGGCGCGGCAAACCTGCTGGGCGAGACGCTCGGTCGCGTCGACGTCACCGAACTGCGCCCGCGCATCGGCCTGTCCTCGGCGGCGGTGGCCAGCCGCATCCCGGTCGACGAGAAGGTCAATGACCTGGTCGTGTCGGCGGGCTACGCGGTGCTGGGCCGCTGGCGGGAACGCTACGACGACATCGATACCGAACGCGCCGTCGACATGCTGGAGACCCTCGGCGCCGAACACCTCGCCGACCGCACCTACGGAACCCTGTCCGAAGGCGAGCGCAAGCGGGTGCTGATCGCCCGTGCGCTGATGACCGACCCGGAGCTACTGCTACTCGACGAACCCGCCGCCGGTCTCGACCTGGGTGGGCGAGAGGAACTGGTCGAGCGCCTCGGCGATCTGGCCGCCGATCCCGACGCACCCGCCATGGTGCTGGTGACGCACCACGTGGAGGAGATCCCGCCGGGGTTCACCCACGCACTGCTGCTCAAGGAGGGCGAGGTCGTCGGGCAGGGACTGCTCGAGGACGTGCTCACCGCCGAGAACCTCAGTGCGGCGTTCAGCCAGTCCATCGCGCTGGACCGGGTCGACGGGCGCTGGTTCGCGCGCCGGGCACGTCGCTCGGGGCAGCACCGCCGCGCCTGA
- a CDS encoding peptidyl-tRNA hydrolase, translating into MGSAESSSVEIHDRVDERDEAAEFAVRHAELARGYGGNGDPDDPALVQAMQMVLHIPKVDPPARSALLAAAAAAAVAVCLDSRSGPGGDWAARYLAWKRSRIRKVARRARGAQWVAAGEVEGVTIEVDGAQARAFVPGPIGAIDPRIRKLQIGGTDLAHDDPGPPDPELPVLWVNAALEMSVGKAAAQVGHASMLLAGALPVAAAAAWADREFRCAVRDADERQWAQVSAEVAAGRAVAVRDAGFTEVAPGSMTVIAVAPRR; encoded by the coding sequence ATGGGTAGCGCGGAGTCGAGCAGCGTGGAGATCCACGATCGGGTCGACGAGCGCGACGAGGCAGCCGAATTCGCCGTGCGGCACGCGGAATTGGCGCGGGGGTACGGCGGCAACGGCGATCCCGACGACCCGGCGCTCGTCCAGGCGATGCAGATGGTGCTGCACATCCCGAAGGTCGATCCGCCCGCGCGCAGCGCGCTGCTGGCGGCCGCGGCGGCCGCCGCCGTCGCGGTGTGTCTCGATTCGCGATCGGGGCCGGGCGGGGACTGGGCCGCGCGGTATCTGGCGTGGAAACGGTCGCGGATCAGGAAGGTCGCGCGCCGGGCCCGCGGGGCGCAGTGGGTGGCTGCGGGCGAGGTCGAGGGGGTGACCATCGAGGTCGACGGCGCCCAGGCCCGCGCGTTCGTGCCGGGACCGATCGGCGCGATCGACCCGCGAATCCGCAAACTCCAGATCGGTGGTACCGACCTCGCCCACGATGACCCGGGCCCGCCGGACCCGGAGCTGCCGGTGCTGTGGGTGAACGCGGCGCTGGAGATGTCGGTCGGCAAGGCCGCCGCCCAGGTAGGCCACGCGAGCATGCTGCTGGCCGGGGCGTTGCCCGTCGCGGCCGCCGCGGCGTGGGCCGACCGCGAATTCCGGTGCGCGGTGCGCGATGCCGACGAGCGGCAGTGGGCCCAGGTGTCGGCCGAGGTGGCGGCGGGGCGCGCGGTGGCCGTGCGCGACGCCGGATTCACCGAGGTGGCCCCCGGTTCGATGACGGTGATCGCCGTGGCGCCGCGCCGCTGA
- a CDS encoding protease inhibitor I42 family protein produces MRRSSLVLVAVAAVGALLAGCGADDDSADTDVVITTTRGTTPQSAAGPMTIDQSANGSTVELIVGQRLVVRLPQDPAATEQWGMVNEAEGVLIADGGPESEGETTVWPFRAIEQGVATLEFVYAPASAPPVEPDPTFVVDVRVS; encoded by the coding sequence GTGCGTAGGTCCTCGCTCGTCCTGGTCGCCGTCGCCGCGGTGGGCGCCCTGCTCGCCGGATGTGGTGCTGACGACGACTCGGCGGACACGGATGTCGTCATCACCACCACTAGGGGCACGACGCCGCAGTCCGCGGCGGGTCCGATGACGATCGATCAGTCGGCCAACGGCAGCACTGTGGAGTTGATCGTGGGGCAGCGTCTGGTCGTGCGGTTGCCGCAGGACCCGGCGGCCACCGAGCAGTGGGGGATGGTGAACGAGGCGGAGGGCGTCCTGATCGCCGACGGCGGGCCCGAGAGCGAGGGCGAGACCACGGTGTGGCCGTTCCGGGCGATCGAGCAGGGGGTGGCCACGCTCGAGTTCGTCTACGCCCCGGCCAGTGCACCGCCGGTCGAGCCCGATCCCACGTTCGTCGTCGACGTCCGCGTCTCGTAG
- the serB gene encoding phosphoserine phosphatase SerB, translating into MADTTVLVTVTGPDRPGVTSVLLAALSRHQVSLLDVEQVVIRGRLTLGVLVSCPNDPEALQDELEEAMNTVGMQVDVSVDARIGKPPMSTHAVVVLGAPVTAHAFSAISRLLAGLGANIDTIRGIADYPVTGMELLVSATDSGADTDARLRTALADVAVAEQVDIAVERAGLARRAKRLIVFDVDSTLIQGEVIEMLAAHAGVEEQVREVTEAAMRGELDFAESLRQRVATLEGLDESVIEEVADRIELTPGARTTIRTLRRLGFRCGVVSGGFRQVIEPLAHELELDFVQANTLEIVDGKLTGRVIGEIVDRAFKATALRKFAAEAGVPMEQTVAVGDGANDIDMLNAAGLGVAFNAKPALREVADTALSHPYLDAVLFILGVTRDEVEAADARDGGVRRVPLLGR; encoded by the coding sequence TTGGCCGACACCACAGTTCTCGTGACCGTCACCGGCCCCGACCGACCCGGCGTCACGTCGGTGTTGCTGGCGGCGCTGTCACGGCATCAGGTGAGCCTGCTGGACGTGGAACAGGTGGTCATCAGGGGACGGCTCACCCTCGGGGTGCTGGTGTCGTGCCCCAACGACCCCGAGGCGCTGCAGGACGAGCTCGAAGAGGCGATGAACACCGTCGGCATGCAGGTCGACGTGTCGGTCGACGCGCGGATCGGCAAACCGCCCATGTCCACGCACGCCGTCGTGGTACTCGGCGCGCCCGTCACCGCGCACGCGTTCAGCGCGATCTCGCGGCTGCTGGCCGGCCTCGGCGCCAATATCGACACCATTCGCGGCATCGCCGACTACCCGGTGACCGGCATGGAGTTGCTGGTCTCGGCCACCGACTCCGGCGCCGACACCGACGCGCGCCTGCGTACCGCCCTGGCGGACGTGGCCGTCGCCGAACAGGTCGACATCGCGGTGGAACGGGCCGGGCTGGCCCGCCGGGCCAAGCGACTCATCGTCTTCGACGTGGACTCCACGCTGATCCAGGGCGAGGTCATCGAGATGCTCGCCGCGCACGCCGGCGTCGAGGAGCAGGTGCGTGAGGTCACCGAGGCGGCCATGCGCGGCGAACTCGACTTCGCCGAATCGCTGCGTCAGCGGGTGGCGACCCTCGAGGGGCTCGACGAGTCGGTGATCGAGGAGGTCGCCGACCGGATCGAACTCACCCCGGGCGCCCGGACCACCATCCGCACGCTGCGCAGGCTCGGATTCCGCTGCGGTGTGGTCTCGGGCGGGTTCCGGCAGGTGATCGAGCCGCTCGCGCACGAGCTGGAACTGGATTTCGTGCAGGCCAACACCCTGGAAATCGTCGACGGCAAGCTCACCGGCCGGGTGATCGGCGAGATCGTCGACCGGGCGTTCAAGGCGACCGCGCTGCGCAAGTTCGCCGCCGAGGCGGGCGTGCCGATGGAACAGACCGTGGCGGTCGGCGACGGCGCCAACGACATCGACATGCTCAATGCCGCCGGGCTGGGGGTGGCGTTCAATGCCAAGCCCGCGTTGCGCGAGGTGGCCGATACGGCCCTGTCGCATCCGTATCTGGACGCGGTGCTGTTCATCCTGGGTGTCACCCGCGACGAGGTCGAAGCCGCCGACGCTCGGGACGGTGGCGTGCGGCGGGTGCCGCTGCTCGGTCGGTAG
- the ctaD gene encoding cytochrome c oxidase subunit I has translation MTAVEPRPVPQLEATRPYPARTGPKGSFLYKAVTTTDPKVLGTMYLVTAISFFLIGGLMALLMRAELARPGLQFLSPEQFNQLFTMHGTIMLLFYATAIVFGFANIILPLQIGAPDVAFPRLNAFSYWLYLFGGTMATAGFVTPGGAADFGWTAYVPLTDILHSPGVGTDLWILGLAVSGLGTILGGVNMLTTVVCLRAPGMTMFRMPIFTWNIAVTSVLVLLAFPLLTAALFGLAYDRHLGGHIYDPATGGILLYQHLFWFFGHPEVYIIALPFFGIVSEIFPVFSRKPIFGYTTLVYATLGIAALSIAVWAHHMYATGAVLLPYFSFMTFLIAVPTGVKFFNWIGTMWRGQLTFESPMLWSIGFLVTFLFGGLSGVILASPPLDFHVTDSYFVVAHFHYVLFGTIVFATFAGIYFWFPKITGRMMDERLAKWHFWTTFVGFHTTFLVQHWLGAEGMPRRYADYLPSDGFTTLNTISTIGAFILGSSMLPFVWNTFKSYRYGEVVTVDDPWGYGNSLEWATTCPPPRHNFYELPRIRSERPAFELHYPHMIERMKAEAHVGWGSSKHSTHVADDALAKK, from the coding sequence GTGACTGCGGTAGAGCCCAGGCCAGTCCCTCAGTTGGAAGCGACTCGACCGTATCCGGCTCGGACCGGGCCGAAGGGCTCGTTCCTCTACAAGGCGGTCACCACCACCGACCCCAAGGTCCTCGGCACCATGTATCTGGTGACCGCGATCAGCTTCTTCCTGATCGGTGGACTCATGGCGCTGCTGATGCGCGCCGAGTTGGCCCGCCCGGGTCTGCAGTTCCTCTCGCCGGAACAGTTCAACCAGCTGTTCACCATGCACGGCACGATCATGCTGCTGTTCTACGCGACGGCGATCGTGTTCGGCTTCGCCAACATCATCCTGCCGCTGCAGATCGGCGCCCCCGACGTCGCCTTCCCGCGACTGAACGCGTTCAGCTACTGGCTGTACCTGTTCGGCGGCACCATGGCGACCGCGGGCTTCGTGACCCCCGGCGGCGCGGCGGACTTCGGCTGGACGGCGTACGTGCCGCTGACCGACATCCTGCACTCGCCCGGTGTCGGCACCGACCTGTGGATCCTGGGTCTGGCGGTCTCCGGTCTCGGCACCATCCTCGGTGGCGTCAACATGCTCACCACGGTGGTCTGCCTGCGCGCACCCGGCATGACCATGTTCCGCATGCCGATCTTCACCTGGAACATCGCGGTGACCTCGGTCCTGGTGCTGCTGGCCTTCCCGCTGCTGACCGCGGCGCTGTTCGGTCTGGCCTACGACCGCCACCTGGGTGGCCACATCTACGACCCGGCCACCGGCGGCATCCTGCTCTACCAGCACCTGTTCTGGTTCTTCGGCCACCCCGAGGTGTACATCATCGCGCTGCCGTTCTTCGGCATCGTCTCCGAGATCTTCCCGGTGTTCAGCCGTAAGCCGATCTTCGGCTACACCACGCTGGTCTACGCGACCCTGGGCATCGCGGCGCTGTCGATCGCGGTGTGGGCCCACCACATGTACGCCACCGGCGCCGTGCTGCTGCCGTACTTCTCCTTCATGACCTTCCTCATCGCGGTCCCGACCGGTGTGAAGTTCTTCAACTGGATCGGCACGATGTGGCGTGGCCAGTTGACGTTCGAATCACCGATGCTGTGGTCCATCGGCTTCCTGGTGACCTTCCTCTTCGGTGGCCTGTCGGGCGTCATCCTGGCCTCGCCGCCACTGGACTTCCACGTCACCGACTCGTACTTCGTCGTCGCGCACTTCCACTACGTGCTCTTCGGCACCATCGTGTTCGCCACCTTCGCCGGCATCTACTTCTGGTTCCCGAAGATCACCGGCCGCATGATGGACGAGCGTCTGGCGAAGTGGCACTTCTGGACCACCTTCGTCGGCTTCCACACCACCTTCCTGGTGCAGCACTGGCTGGGTGCCGAGGGCATGCCGCGTCGCTACGCCGACTACCTGCCCAGCGACGGCTTCACCACGCTGAACACCATCTCCACCATCGGTGCCTTCATCCTGGGCTCGTCGATGCTGCCGTTCGTGTGGAACACGTTCAAGAGTTACCGTTACGGCGAGGTCGTCACGGTGGACGATCCGTGGGGTTACGGCAACTCCCTGGAGTGGGCGACCACCTGTCCGCCGCCGCGCCACAACTTCTACGAGCTGCCGCGCATCCGCTCGGAACGTCCGGCCTTCGAGCTGCACTATCCGCACATGATCGAGCGGATGAAGGCCGAAGCGCACGTGGGCTGGGGTTCGAGCAAGCACAGCACGCACGTCGCCGACGACGCGCTCGCGAAGAAGTAG
- a CDS encoding AMP-binding protein — MSTLATATATVVQLPRRADAPIAAGQLADADLDRWANRLARLLLAGGVGVGSRIALAVDPAIEATVAEAAVRKIGAIPVPVAEGTAPVAGFGITTKERRAELTDTADWLVLDDRSTLRRYLVSSDAPLSGTDLRAVC, encoded by the coding sequence ATGAGCACTCTGGCCACCGCCACCGCCACCGTCGTCCAGCTGCCGCGCCGCGCGGACGCGCCGATCGCCGCCGGGCAGCTCGCCGACGCCGATCTGGACCGCTGGGCGAACCGGCTGGCCCGGTTGCTGCTGGCCGGTGGTGTCGGCGTCGGTAGCCGGATCGCGCTGGCGGTCGACCCCGCGATCGAGGCGACCGTCGCGGAGGCGGCGGTGCGCAAGATCGGCGCGATCCCGGTGCCGGTCGCCGAGGGCACCGCCCCCGTGGCCGGTTTCGGGATCACCACCAAGGAGCGCCGCGCCGAGCTCACCGACACCGCCGACTGGCTGGTCCTCGACGACCGGTCCACCCTGCGCCGCTACCTGGTGAGTTCGGACGCGCCGCTGTCGGGTACCGATCTGCGCGCGGTCTGCTGA